In one window of Nothobranchius furzeri strain GRZ-AD chromosome 11, NfurGRZ-RIMD1, whole genome shotgun sequence DNA:
- the c11h5orf22 gene encoding UPF0489 protein C5orf22 homolog: MSSAPQKRSYGKLPVWIVEDHHEVVHHIYRAIASRHLPLSNIKLVHLDSHPDLLIPVNMSADIVFDKEKLLSELSIENWIMPMVYAGHVSCVAWLHPYWSQQIREGEHRMNVGRDSSTNTIRVTSTDSYFLSDGLYVSDQHLLNSKPFRLNVVRVNPIKPAPALATKGFDTERCSAKRSRTDEDGETSCSSALSSGSVAPQPAEGSNSKEQHLRDGDDRDGSTSYVVERIASVLNVADAYVLDIDLDFFSCKNPFKELYTEEEYSILKELYNFRGPSLCADEEELEECVDHRVRQLEDLEATFADLLEDDGEEAVARWASNPGMSSLSQLVSSLKARHACPDYEMVHQAGLTCDSMELPHHISSDDEIDGLILAVQLFLKALPTPTLVTMSRSSLDEYCPAEQVDSVQSRVLAVLEGLYGLLSVYEDYKGNSKETLDPPTKTDSTV; the protein is encoded by the exons CTACGGGAAGCTGCCTGTGTGGATAGTGGAGGACCACCACGAA GTGGTACATCACATTTATCGAGCTATTGCATCAAGACACCTCCCACTCAGCAACATCAAGTTAGTTCACCTGGACTCTCATCCGGACTTACTGATACCTGTCAACATGTCAGCGGACATCGTGTTTGACAAGGAGAAGCTCCTCAG TGAGCTGAGCATAGAGAACTGGATAATGCCCATGGTGTACGCTGGTCATGTGTCCTGTGTGGCATGGCTGCATCCATACTGGTCCCAGCAGATCAGAGAAGGAGAGCACAGGATGAATGTCGGCAGAGACTCCTCCACCAACACCATCAG GGTGACCAGCACAGACAGCTACTTCCTCAGCGATGGCCTCTATGTTTCTGACCAGCATTTACTCAACTCCAAACCGTTCCGACTCAACGTGGTGAGAGTCAATCCTATCAAACCAGCTCCTGCTTTGGCAACAAAAG GGTTTGACACCGAGAGGTGTTCAGCTAAGAGATCTCGGACAGATGAGGACGGGGAGACCAGCTGTTCCTCAGCCCTCTCATCAGGAAGTGTAGCACCAcagccagcagagggcagcaacaGCAAGGAGCAACATCTCAGAGATGGAGACGACCGCGATGGATCAACCAGCTACGTTGTTGAGAGAATAGCTTCAGTTCTTAACGTAGCAGATGCATATGTCCTGGACATTGACTTGGATTTCTTCTCCTGTAAAAATCCCTTTAAGGAGTTGTACACAGAG GAAGAATATTCCATTCTTAAGGAGCTCTACAACTTTAGAGGGCCCAGTCTCTGTGCTGATGAG GAAGAGCTTGAAGAGTGTGTAGATCATCGCGTACGTCAGCTAGAAGACCTAGAAGCCACGTTTGCTGATCTGCTGGAGgacgatggagaggaggcagtgGCACGCTGGGCCAGTAACCCGGG CATGTCTTCTTTGTCCCAACTGGTGTCCAGTTTGAAGGCTAGACATGCGTGTCCCGACTATGAAATG GTCCACCAGGCGGGTCTAACCTGTGACTCGATGGAGCTTCCGCACCACATCAGCTCTGATGATGAGATTGATGGACTCATTCTGGCTGTGCAGCTTTTTCTGAAGGCTCTGCCCACACCCACACTTGTGACCATGTCCAG GTCCAGTCTGGATGAGTACTGCCCAGCTGAGCAGGTGGATTCAGTCCAGAGTCGAGTTCTGGCTGTCCTGGAGGGCCTGTATGGTCTGCTGTCTGTGTATGAAGACTATAAAGGCAACAGCAAAGAAACCCTAGACCCTCCAACAAAAACAGATTCaactgtgtga